One window of the Salvia splendens isolate huo1 chromosome 1, SspV2, whole genome shotgun sequence genome contains the following:
- the LOC121745826 gene encoding pumilio homolog 2-like isoform X3: MIKRRPMVGNGENSYPDEFEQEIGLLLREQRSQEADDLEKELNLYRSGSAPPTVEGSLSAVGGLFNHGASSGGSSGSGAGLSSAIAEFARNKSGNGFMSEEELRSDPAYLSYYYSNVNLNPRLPPPMLSREDWRFAQRLQGGSSAIGDKRKVNRSDSGNGGRSVFSMPPGFNPKKQESENEDKLQGSVEWGGDGLIGLPGLGLGSKQKSLAEIFQDDMNRASPVPGHPSRPASRNAFDENSSDMDSAEAELANLRREFSSSDLVHSTSNIQTTSAPQHTGTAASFSYAAVLGASLSRSSTPDPQRIARAPSPCPTPIGGGRGGNSEKRNINSPNSFNGVASHSNEPADIVSSLSGLNLSNGIMEEENHLSSRNEPDAEYHNSYLFSVQGGQNDARKQSYTKKHEAGPYNMTSVPQAGKIMPSDSGMGNGGESNLNANGGGGGISQYQHLDGPNSSFSNYGLSGYPMSPISGQLGGSNLPPLFENAAAVSAMALPGMDSRMLGGSNIGATAAEQSLGRLGNQVPGSTLQAPYIDPLYLQYLRTAEYAAQLAALNDPSVDRNYMGNSYMDLLQKTYLGNLLSPQKSQYGAPMGGKTGVSSPHGYYGNPAFGIGLSYPGSPLASPVIPSSGGPGSPLRHGDFNVRYPGGLRNVSGRVIGPWHLDNMDSTFASSLLEEFKSNKAKCFELSEIAGHVVEFSADQYGSRFIQQKLETATTDEKNMVFQEIFPQALALMTDVFGNYVIQKFFEHGMASQRRELADKLFGHVLSLSLQMYGCRVIQKAIEVVDVDQKIKMVEELDGSVMRCVRDQNGNHVIQKCIECVPEEHIQFIVLTFYDQVVTLSTHPYGCRVIQRVLEHCKDEITQSKVMEEILGSVSMLAQDQYGNYVVQHVLEQGKPHERSAIIQELAGKIVQMSQQKFASNVVEKCLTFSNPSERQLLVNEMLGTTDENEPLQAMMKDQFANYVVQKVLETCSDQQRELLMSRIKVHLNALKKYTYGKHIVARVEKLVAAGERRIAAQTPNPAA, translated from the exons ATGATCAAAAG GAGGCCGATGGTTGGAAATGGTGAGAATTCATATCCGGATGAGTTTGAGCAGGAAATAGGGCTGTTGCTCCGTGAACAGAGGAGCCAAGAGGCTGATGATCTTGAAAAAGAGCTTAACTTGTATAGAAGTGGTTCAGCTCCACCGACGGTCGAGGGCTCACTAAGTGCAGTTGGTGGGTTGTTCAATCATGGAGCCAGCAGCGGCGGCAGCTCTGGAAGTGGAGCTGGTTTATCTTCAGCAATTGCTGAGTTTGCAAGAAATAAGAGTGGTAATGGGTTCATGTCTGAGGAGGAGCTTAGGTCTGATCCCGCGTATCTATCTTACTATTACTCGAATGTCAATTTGAACCCGCGCCTCCCGCCTCCTATGTTGTCGAGAGAGGATTGGCGCTTTGCTCAGAGGCTGCAAGGAGGGAGTTCTGCTATTGGGGATAAGAGGAAGGTGAACAGGAGTGATAGTGGCAATGGCGGGAGATCCGTATTTTCAATGCCTCCTGGTTTCAATCCGAAGAAGCAAGAGAGTGAGAATGAGGACAAGCTGCAGGGTTCTGTGGAGTGGGGTGGTGATGGACTAATTGGTTTGCCTGGATTAGGACTAGGTAGCAAGCAGAAGAGCCTCGCCGAGATTTTTCAG GATGATATGAACCGTGCTTCTCCTGTTCCTGGACACCCTTCTCGCCCAGCTAGCAGAAACGCTTTTGATGAGAACTCTAGTGATATGGATTCAGCTGAGGCTGAGTTGGCTAATCTGCGTCGGGAATTTTCTTCATCTGATCTAGTACACTCTACTTCAAATATCCAGACTACATCTGCTCCTCAGCACACAGGAACAGCTGCATCATTTTCTTATGCTGCTGTCTTGGGTGCATCCTTGTCGAGAAGCTCAACTCCTGATCCTCAACGCATTGCAAGAGCACCAAGTCCTTGCCCAACTCCCATTGGAGGAGGCAGGGGAGGAAATTCAGAGAAAAGAAACATAAATAGTCCTAACTCTTTCAATGGTGTAGCTTCCCATTCTAATGAACCTGCTGATATTGTATCTTCTTTATCTGGATTGAACCTTTCAAATGGCATCATGGAGGAGGAGAATCATTTATCCTCCCGGAATGAGCCGGATGCTGAATACCACAATAGTTATCTTTTTAGTGTTCAGGGTGGCCAGAATGACGCAAGGAAACAATCTTATACAAAGAAACATGAAGCTGGGCCGTACAATATGACTTCTGTTCCCCAGGCAGGTAAAATAATGCCTTCTGATTCTGGTATGGGAAATGGTGGTGAGTCAAATCTAAATG CTAATGGCGGGGGAGGTGGAATTTCTCAGTATCAGCATCTGGATGGTCCAAACTCGTCATTTTCAAATTATGGATTAAGTGGGTACCCTATGAGTCCAATATCAGGTCAACTTGGTGGGTCCAATTTGCCACCGTTGTTTGAAAATGCTGCTGCAGTGTCAGCTATGGCTTTACCTGGGATGGACTCTAGGATGTTGGGGGGATCAAATATTGGTGCTACTGCTGCCGAGCAAAGCCTTGGAAGATTAGGAAATCAGGTTCCGGGTAGCACACTGCAGGCACCTTATATCGACCCTTTGTATCTGCAGTATTTGAGAACTGCTGAATATGCTGCACAATTAGCTGCTCTTAATGATCCTTCTGTCGATAGGAACTATATGGGTAACTCATACATGGACCTGCTCCAGAAAACCTATCTAGGGAATCTGTTATCTCCTCAGAAATCTCAATATGGTGCTCCCATGGGTGGTAAAACAGGTGTATCTAGCCCTCATGGTTACTACGGGAATCCTGCTTTTGGGATCGGATTGTCATATCCTGGAAGTCCCTTGGCTAGTCCGGTAATCCCAAGTTCAGGAGGGCCCGGTAGCCCTCTGAGGCATGGAGATTTCAATGTGAGATACCCTGGTGGGTTGAGAAATGTTTCAGGGCGCGTAATTGGACCCTGGCACTTGGATAACATGGATAGTACTTTTGCTTCTTCACTGCTGGAAGAGTTCAAGAGCAATAAAGCTAAGTGCTTTGAGCTTTCAGAGATTGCTGGTCATGTTGTTGAATTCAG TGCTGATCAATATGGAAGCCGGTTTATCCAACAAAAGCTTGAAACTGCAACAACAGATGAGAAGAACATGGTTTTTCAGGAAATTTTTCCGCAAGCTCTTGCATTAATGACTGACGTATTTGGTAATTATGTAATCCAAAAG TTCTTCGAACATGGTATGGCGTCTCAACGAAGAGAGCTTGCTGACAAGCTTTTCGGCCATGTACTTAGCTTAAGCCTCCAGATGTATGGTTGTAGAGTGATCCAAAAG GCAATAGAAGTTGTCGATGTGGATCAAAAGATCAAAATGGTGGAGGAGCTGGATGGGAGTGTCATGCGTTGTGTCCGTGATCAGAATGGGAATCATGTTATCCAGAAGTGCATCGAATGTGTCCCTGAGGAGCACATTCAGTTTATTGTCTTGACATTCTATGATCAAGTTGTGACCCTCTCGACACATCCTTATGGTTGCCGTGTGATACAG AGAGTTCTAGAGCACTGTAAGGATGAAATTACCCAGAGCAAAGttatggaagaaattttgggaTCCGTAAGTATGCTGGCACAAGATCAGTATGGGAATTACGTAGTTCAG CATGTTCTGGAGCAGGGAAAGCCACACGAGCGATCAGCCATTATTCAGGAATTAGCTGGGAAGATTGTCCAGATGAGCCAGCAGAAGTTTGCATCAAACGTTGTCGAGAAATGCTTAACATTTAGCAATCCTAGTGAACGCCAACTGTTGGTGAATGAGATGCTCGGAACAACTGATGAGAATGAGCCTCTTCAG GCGATGATGAAAGACCAATTTGCAAATTACGTTGTACAGAAGGTTTTAGAAACTTGTAGCGATCAGCAACGTGAACTGCTCATGTCAAGAATAAAAGTTCACTTGAATGCATTGAAGAAATACACATATGGGAAGCACATAGTAGCCCGTGTGGAGAAACTTGTTGCGGCTGGGG AGAGGAGAATTGCGGCTCAGACCCCAAATCCAGCAGCATAG
- the LOC121745826 gene encoding pumilio homolog 2-like isoform X2 — translation MLSELCRRPMVGNGENSYPDEFEQEIGLLLREQRSQEADDLEKELNLYRSGSAPPTVEGSLSAVGGLFNHGASSGGSSGSGAGLSSAIAEFARNKSGNGFMSEEELRSDPAYLSYYYSNVNLNPRLPPPMLSREDWRFAQRLQGGSSAIGDKRKVNRSDSGNGGRSVFSMPPGFNPKKQESENEDKLQGSVEWGGDGLIGLPGLGLGSKQKSLAEIFQDDMNRASPVPGHPSRPASRNAFDENSSDMDSAEAELANLRREFSSSDLVHSTSNIQTTSAPQHTGTAASFSYAAVLGASLSRSSTPDPQRIARAPSPCPTPIGGGRGGNSEKRNINSPNSFNGVASHSNEPADIVSSLSGLNLSNGIMEEENHLSSRNEPDAEYHNSYLFSVQGGQNDARKQSYTKKHEAGPYNMTSVPQAGKIMPSDSGMGNGGESNLNANGGGGGISQYQHLDGPNSSFSNYGLSGYPMSPISGQLGGSNLPPLFENAAAVSAMALPGMDSRMLGGSNIGATAAEQSLGRLGNQVPGSTLQAPYIDPLYLQYLRTAEYAAQLAALNDPSVDRNYMGNSYMDLLQKTYLGNLLSPQKSQYGAPMGGKTGVSSPHGYYGNPAFGIGLSYPGSPLASPVIPSSGGPGSPLRHGDFNVRYPGGLRNVSGRVIGPWHLDNMDSTFASSLLEEFKSNKAKCFELSEIAGHVVEFSADQYGSRFIQQKLETATTDEKNMVFQEIFPQALALMTDVFGNYVIQKFFEHGMASQRRELADKLFGHVLSLSLQMYGCRVIQKAIEVVDVDQKIKMVEELDGSVMRCVRDQNGNHVIQKCIECVPEEHIQFIVLTFYDQVVTLSTHPYGCRVIQRVLEHCKDEITQSKVMEEILGSVSMLAQDQYGNYVVQHVLEQGKPHERSAIIQELAGKIVQMSQQKFASNVVEKCLTFSNPSERQLLVNEMLGTTDENEPLQAMMKDQFANYVVQKVLETCSDQQRELLMSRIKVHLNALKKYTYGKHIVARVEKLVAAGERRIAAQTPNPAA, via the exons ATGTTATCCGAATTGTGTAGGAGGCCGATGGTTGGAAATGGTGAGAATTCATATCCGGATGAGTTTGAGCAGGAAATAGGGCTGTTGCTCCGTGAACAGAGGAGCCAAGAGGCTGATGATCTTGAAAAAGAGCTTAACTTGTATAGAAGTGGTTCAGCTCCACCGACGGTCGAGGGCTCACTAAGTGCAGTTGGTGGGTTGTTCAATCATGGAGCCAGCAGCGGCGGCAGCTCTGGAAGTGGAGCTGGTTTATCTTCAGCAATTGCTGAGTTTGCAAGAAATAAGAGTGGTAATGGGTTCATGTCTGAGGAGGAGCTTAGGTCTGATCCCGCGTATCTATCTTACTATTACTCGAATGTCAATTTGAACCCGCGCCTCCCGCCTCCTATGTTGTCGAGAGAGGATTGGCGCTTTGCTCAGAGGCTGCAAGGAGGGAGTTCTGCTATTGGGGATAAGAGGAAGGTGAACAGGAGTGATAGTGGCAATGGCGGGAGATCCGTATTTTCAATGCCTCCTGGTTTCAATCCGAAGAAGCAAGAGAGTGAGAATGAGGACAAGCTGCAGGGTTCTGTGGAGTGGGGTGGTGATGGACTAATTGGTTTGCCTGGATTAGGACTAGGTAGCAAGCAGAAGAGCCTCGCCGAGATTTTTCAG GATGATATGAACCGTGCTTCTCCTGTTCCTGGACACCCTTCTCGCCCAGCTAGCAGAAACGCTTTTGATGAGAACTCTAGTGATATGGATTCAGCTGAGGCTGAGTTGGCTAATCTGCGTCGGGAATTTTCTTCATCTGATCTAGTACACTCTACTTCAAATATCCAGACTACATCTGCTCCTCAGCACACAGGAACAGCTGCATCATTTTCTTATGCTGCTGTCTTGGGTGCATCCTTGTCGAGAAGCTCAACTCCTGATCCTCAACGCATTGCAAGAGCACCAAGTCCTTGCCCAACTCCCATTGGAGGAGGCAGGGGAGGAAATTCAGAGAAAAGAAACATAAATAGTCCTAACTCTTTCAATGGTGTAGCTTCCCATTCTAATGAACCTGCTGATATTGTATCTTCTTTATCTGGATTGAACCTTTCAAATGGCATCATGGAGGAGGAGAATCATTTATCCTCCCGGAATGAGCCGGATGCTGAATACCACAATAGTTATCTTTTTAGTGTTCAGGGTGGCCAGAATGACGCAAGGAAACAATCTTATACAAAGAAACATGAAGCTGGGCCGTACAATATGACTTCTGTTCCCCAGGCAGGTAAAATAATGCCTTCTGATTCTGGTATGGGAAATGGTGGTGAGTCAAATCTAAATG CTAATGGCGGGGGAGGTGGAATTTCTCAGTATCAGCATCTGGATGGTCCAAACTCGTCATTTTCAAATTATGGATTAAGTGGGTACCCTATGAGTCCAATATCAGGTCAACTTGGTGGGTCCAATTTGCCACCGTTGTTTGAAAATGCTGCTGCAGTGTCAGCTATGGCTTTACCTGGGATGGACTCTAGGATGTTGGGGGGATCAAATATTGGTGCTACTGCTGCCGAGCAAAGCCTTGGAAGATTAGGAAATCAGGTTCCGGGTAGCACACTGCAGGCACCTTATATCGACCCTTTGTATCTGCAGTATTTGAGAACTGCTGAATATGCTGCACAATTAGCTGCTCTTAATGATCCTTCTGTCGATAGGAACTATATGGGTAACTCATACATGGACCTGCTCCAGAAAACCTATCTAGGGAATCTGTTATCTCCTCAGAAATCTCAATATGGTGCTCCCATGGGTGGTAAAACAGGTGTATCTAGCCCTCATGGTTACTACGGGAATCCTGCTTTTGGGATCGGATTGTCATATCCTGGAAGTCCCTTGGCTAGTCCGGTAATCCCAAGTTCAGGAGGGCCCGGTAGCCCTCTGAGGCATGGAGATTTCAATGTGAGATACCCTGGTGGGTTGAGAAATGTTTCAGGGCGCGTAATTGGACCCTGGCACTTGGATAACATGGATAGTACTTTTGCTTCTTCACTGCTGGAAGAGTTCAAGAGCAATAAAGCTAAGTGCTTTGAGCTTTCAGAGATTGCTGGTCATGTTGTTGAATTCAG TGCTGATCAATATGGAAGCCGGTTTATCCAACAAAAGCTTGAAACTGCAACAACAGATGAGAAGAACATGGTTTTTCAGGAAATTTTTCCGCAAGCTCTTGCATTAATGACTGACGTATTTGGTAATTATGTAATCCAAAAG TTCTTCGAACATGGTATGGCGTCTCAACGAAGAGAGCTTGCTGACAAGCTTTTCGGCCATGTACTTAGCTTAAGCCTCCAGATGTATGGTTGTAGAGTGATCCAAAAG GCAATAGAAGTTGTCGATGTGGATCAAAAGATCAAAATGGTGGAGGAGCTGGATGGGAGTGTCATGCGTTGTGTCCGTGATCAGAATGGGAATCATGTTATCCAGAAGTGCATCGAATGTGTCCCTGAGGAGCACATTCAGTTTATTGTCTTGACATTCTATGATCAAGTTGTGACCCTCTCGACACATCCTTATGGTTGCCGTGTGATACAG AGAGTTCTAGAGCACTGTAAGGATGAAATTACCCAGAGCAAAGttatggaagaaattttgggaTCCGTAAGTATGCTGGCACAAGATCAGTATGGGAATTACGTAGTTCAG CATGTTCTGGAGCAGGGAAAGCCACACGAGCGATCAGCCATTATTCAGGAATTAGCTGGGAAGATTGTCCAGATGAGCCAGCAGAAGTTTGCATCAAACGTTGTCGAGAAATGCTTAACATTTAGCAATCCTAGTGAACGCCAACTGTTGGTGAATGAGATGCTCGGAACAACTGATGAGAATGAGCCTCTTCAG GCGATGATGAAAGACCAATTTGCAAATTACGTTGTACAGAAGGTTTTAGAAACTTGTAGCGATCAGCAACGTGAACTGCTCATGTCAAGAATAAAAGTTCACTTGAATGCATTGAAGAAATACACATATGGGAAGCACATAGTAGCCCGTGTGGAGAAACTTGTTGCGGCTGGGG AGAGGAGAATTGCGGCTCAGACCCCAAATCCAGCAGCATAG
- the LOC121745826 gene encoding pumilio homolog 2-like isoform X1, producing MLSELCRRPMVGNGENSYPDEFEQEIGLLLREQRSQEADDLEKELNLYRSGSAPPTVEGSLSAVGGLFNHGASSGGSSGSGAGLSSAIAEFARNKSGNGFMSEEELRSDPAYLSYYYSNVNLNPRLPPPMLSREDWRFAQRLQGGSSAIGDKRKVNRSDSGNGGRSVFSMPPGFNPKKQESENEDKLQGSVEWGGDGLIGLPGLGLGSKQKSLAEIFQDDMNRASPVPGHPSRPASRNAFDENSSDMDSAEAELANLRREFSSSDLVHSTSNIQTTSAPQHTGTAASFSYAAVLGASLSRSSTPDPQRIARAPSPCPTPIGGGRGGNSEKRNINSPNSFNGVASHSNEPADIVSSLSGLNLSNGIMEEENHLSSRNEPDAEYHNSYLFSVQGGQNDARKQSYTKKHEAGPYNMTSVPQAGKIMPSDSGMGNGGESNLNGNHYFQAELHRNVVPSNNSYLQVFPNAAANGGGGGISQYQHLDGPNSSFSNYGLSGYPMSPISGQLGGSNLPPLFENAAAVSAMALPGMDSRMLGGSNIGATAAEQSLGRLGNQVPGSTLQAPYIDPLYLQYLRTAEYAAQLAALNDPSVDRNYMGNSYMDLLQKTYLGNLLSPQKSQYGAPMGGKTGVSSPHGYYGNPAFGIGLSYPGSPLASPVIPSSGGPGSPLRHGDFNVRYPGGLRNVSGRVIGPWHLDNMDSTFASSLLEEFKSNKAKCFELSEIAGHVVEFSADQYGSRFIQQKLETATTDEKNMVFQEIFPQALALMTDVFGNYVIQKFFEHGMASQRRELADKLFGHVLSLSLQMYGCRVIQKAIEVVDVDQKIKMVEELDGSVMRCVRDQNGNHVIQKCIECVPEEHIQFIVLTFYDQVVTLSTHPYGCRVIQRVLEHCKDEITQSKVMEEILGSVSMLAQDQYGNYVVQHVLEQGKPHERSAIIQELAGKIVQMSQQKFASNVVEKCLTFSNPSERQLLVNEMLGTTDENEPLQAMMKDQFANYVVQKVLETCSDQQRELLMSRIKVHLNALKKYTYGKHIVARVEKLVAAGERRIAAQTPNPAA from the exons ATGTTATCCGAATTGTGTAGGAGGCCGATGGTTGGAAATGGTGAGAATTCATATCCGGATGAGTTTGAGCAGGAAATAGGGCTGTTGCTCCGTGAACAGAGGAGCCAAGAGGCTGATGATCTTGAAAAAGAGCTTAACTTGTATAGAAGTGGTTCAGCTCCACCGACGGTCGAGGGCTCACTAAGTGCAGTTGGTGGGTTGTTCAATCATGGAGCCAGCAGCGGCGGCAGCTCTGGAAGTGGAGCTGGTTTATCTTCAGCAATTGCTGAGTTTGCAAGAAATAAGAGTGGTAATGGGTTCATGTCTGAGGAGGAGCTTAGGTCTGATCCCGCGTATCTATCTTACTATTACTCGAATGTCAATTTGAACCCGCGCCTCCCGCCTCCTATGTTGTCGAGAGAGGATTGGCGCTTTGCTCAGAGGCTGCAAGGAGGGAGTTCTGCTATTGGGGATAAGAGGAAGGTGAACAGGAGTGATAGTGGCAATGGCGGGAGATCCGTATTTTCAATGCCTCCTGGTTTCAATCCGAAGAAGCAAGAGAGTGAGAATGAGGACAAGCTGCAGGGTTCTGTGGAGTGGGGTGGTGATGGACTAATTGGTTTGCCTGGATTAGGACTAGGTAGCAAGCAGAAGAGCCTCGCCGAGATTTTTCAG GATGATATGAACCGTGCTTCTCCTGTTCCTGGACACCCTTCTCGCCCAGCTAGCAGAAACGCTTTTGATGAGAACTCTAGTGATATGGATTCAGCTGAGGCTGAGTTGGCTAATCTGCGTCGGGAATTTTCTTCATCTGATCTAGTACACTCTACTTCAAATATCCAGACTACATCTGCTCCTCAGCACACAGGAACAGCTGCATCATTTTCTTATGCTGCTGTCTTGGGTGCATCCTTGTCGAGAAGCTCAACTCCTGATCCTCAACGCATTGCAAGAGCACCAAGTCCTTGCCCAACTCCCATTGGAGGAGGCAGGGGAGGAAATTCAGAGAAAAGAAACATAAATAGTCCTAACTCTTTCAATGGTGTAGCTTCCCATTCTAATGAACCTGCTGATATTGTATCTTCTTTATCTGGATTGAACCTTTCAAATGGCATCATGGAGGAGGAGAATCATTTATCCTCCCGGAATGAGCCGGATGCTGAATACCACAATAGTTATCTTTTTAGTGTTCAGGGTGGCCAGAATGACGCAAGGAAACAATCTTATACAAAGAAACATGAAGCTGGGCCGTACAATATGACTTCTGTTCCCCAGGCAGGTAAAATAATGCCTTCTGATTCTGGTATGGGAAATGGTGGTGAGTCAAATCTAAATGGTAATCATTATTTTCAAGCTGAGCTCCACAGAAATGTTGTTCCTTCTAATAACTCATACCTGCAAGTTTTTCCTAATGCTGCAGCTAATGGCGGGGGAGGTGGAATTTCTCAGTATCAGCATCTGGATGGTCCAAACTCGTCATTTTCAAATTATGGATTAAGTGGGTACCCTATGAGTCCAATATCAGGTCAACTTGGTGGGTCCAATTTGCCACCGTTGTTTGAAAATGCTGCTGCAGTGTCAGCTATGGCTTTACCTGGGATGGACTCTAGGATGTTGGGGGGATCAAATATTGGTGCTACTGCTGCCGAGCAAAGCCTTGGAAGATTAGGAAATCAGGTTCCGGGTAGCACACTGCAGGCACCTTATATCGACCCTTTGTATCTGCAGTATTTGAGAACTGCTGAATATGCTGCACAATTAGCTGCTCTTAATGATCCTTCTGTCGATAGGAACTATATGGGTAACTCATACATGGACCTGCTCCAGAAAACCTATCTAGGGAATCTGTTATCTCCTCAGAAATCTCAATATGGTGCTCCCATGGGTGGTAAAACAGGTGTATCTAGCCCTCATGGTTACTACGGGAATCCTGCTTTTGGGATCGGATTGTCATATCCTGGAAGTCCCTTGGCTAGTCCGGTAATCCCAAGTTCAGGAGGGCCCGGTAGCCCTCTGAGGCATGGAGATTTCAATGTGAGATACCCTGGTGGGTTGAGAAATGTTTCAGGGCGCGTAATTGGACCCTGGCACTTGGATAACATGGATAGTACTTTTGCTTCTTCACTGCTGGAAGAGTTCAAGAGCAATAAAGCTAAGTGCTTTGAGCTTTCAGAGATTGCTGGTCATGTTGTTGAATTCAG TGCTGATCAATATGGAAGCCGGTTTATCCAACAAAAGCTTGAAACTGCAACAACAGATGAGAAGAACATGGTTTTTCAGGAAATTTTTCCGCAAGCTCTTGCATTAATGACTGACGTATTTGGTAATTATGTAATCCAAAAG TTCTTCGAACATGGTATGGCGTCTCAACGAAGAGAGCTTGCTGACAAGCTTTTCGGCCATGTACTTAGCTTAAGCCTCCAGATGTATGGTTGTAGAGTGATCCAAAAG GCAATAGAAGTTGTCGATGTGGATCAAAAGATCAAAATGGTGGAGGAGCTGGATGGGAGTGTCATGCGTTGTGTCCGTGATCAGAATGGGAATCATGTTATCCAGAAGTGCATCGAATGTGTCCCTGAGGAGCACATTCAGTTTATTGTCTTGACATTCTATGATCAAGTTGTGACCCTCTCGACACATCCTTATGGTTGCCGTGTGATACAG AGAGTTCTAGAGCACTGTAAGGATGAAATTACCCAGAGCAAAGttatggaagaaattttgggaTCCGTAAGTATGCTGGCACAAGATCAGTATGGGAATTACGTAGTTCAG CATGTTCTGGAGCAGGGAAAGCCACACGAGCGATCAGCCATTATTCAGGAATTAGCTGGGAAGATTGTCCAGATGAGCCAGCAGAAGTTTGCATCAAACGTTGTCGAGAAATGCTTAACATTTAGCAATCCTAGTGAACGCCAACTGTTGGTGAATGAGATGCTCGGAACAACTGATGAGAATGAGCCTCTTCAG GCGATGATGAAAGACCAATTTGCAAATTACGTTGTACAGAAGGTTTTAGAAACTTGTAGCGATCAGCAACGTGAACTGCTCATGTCAAGAATAAAAGTTCACTTGAATGCATTGAAGAAATACACATATGGGAAGCACATAGTAGCCCGTGTGGAGAAACTTGTTGCGGCTGGGG AGAGGAGAATTGCGGCTCAGACCCCAAATCCAGCAGCATAG